The following are from one region of the Pantanalinema sp. genome:
- a CDS encoding methyl-accepting chemotaxis protein, whose translation MKLPKLKLQGQLMLLCAAIAVGPMVTIGLIFINQSAQTIVHQAEQELRSDRKAAHEVFAGQIKAQRALLSGASDQAAMLQAGADAQLSFLRGLQRRANLDSVLLTDASGRIIRGVSGNGASVQGEVAWSELTRQALAGERPAGFEVVPPEFLAAHGLGEAGAIKLIDTPNARKPASTVERRGMMIRAAAPLVQGGRVIGTIQSAQLISKRFELVDEVQAELGVSCTVFLDDIRVSTNLKKADGARAIGTLAATPITDRVLKGGSEFSGRAFVVKDWFLTAYEPIRDVMGNRIGILFVGIPEAPFVAMRNTMIGQVALAALVLGLIAGLLGLWYTRDLLRPIRQLNQVAEGISVGELGHRLSIARQDELGEMAQSIQRMVAYLQETASAVEAVRRGDLEKRLSPKSDRDQFGHAIVAMVQGLREIVQRVRCAADTLGDSSQQIRGASDGMSQLATAQAASTEQTATTMEQMVESILAIDSSAQSLGGQVSEVRGQSDQLASATSQTSSAIAELAASIQETAGNVAHANRISEQTTAAAVAGEDAVIRTMSGMRAIAETMHGIRATIEVLEQRSGEIGRILEVIDDIAEQTNLLALNAAIEAARAGDAGRGFAVVADEVRKLAERSALATKEIGGLIKGIQNETAQAVGVTQEGTTRVEEGTQLATRTNEALRRIKEAALEAKRLLDQVAIASSEQARASAHIVTTSEEMAAINLRVSQAVAAMDQLTRRVMHATGEQRQASQQVVTAVDELSCHARESAEASQRVARTAGELSRQAQALQGAVGFFHLSAEPDPCQLDVTIKRVLALPPQS comes from the coding sequence GTGAAGCTGCCGAAGCTGAAACTCCAGGGCCAGTTGATGCTGCTGTGCGCGGCGATCGCCGTGGGTCCGATGGTCACCATCGGCCTGATCTTCATCAATCAATCGGCCCAGACCATCGTACACCAGGCCGAACAGGAGCTCAGAAGCGATCGCAAGGCCGCCCATGAGGTCTTCGCTGGCCAGATCAAGGCCCAGCGAGCGCTCTTGAGCGGGGCCAGCGACCAGGCCGCCATGCTTCAAGCCGGTGCGGACGCGCAGCTTTCGTTTCTGCGAGGCCTGCAGCGCCGCGCCAACCTGGACAGCGTCCTGCTGACCGACGCCAGCGGGCGCATCATCCGGGGAGTCTCGGGCAACGGCGCGAGCGTCCAGGGCGAGGTCGCCTGGTCCGAGCTGACGCGCCAGGCGCTGGCCGGGGAGCGGCCGGCCGGGTTCGAGGTCGTTCCCCCCGAGTTCCTCGCGGCCCATGGCCTGGGCGAAGCCGGCGCGATCAAGCTCATCGACACCCCGAACGCCCGCAAGCCGGCTTCCACCGTCGAGAGGCGCGGCATGATGATCCGCGCGGCCGCCCCCCTGGTCCAGGGGGGGCGGGTGATCGGGACGATCCAGAGCGCCCAGCTGATCAGCAAGCGCTTCGAGCTCGTGGACGAGGTGCAGGCCGAGCTCGGGGTGTCATGCACCGTCTTCCTGGACGACATCCGCGTCTCGACCAACCTCAAGAAGGCGGACGGCGCTCGCGCGATCGGCACCCTCGCCGCCACGCCGATCACCGACCGGGTCCTCAAGGGCGGTTCCGAGTTCAGCGGCCGGGCCTTCGTGGTCAAGGATTGGTTCCTGACGGCCTACGAGCCGATCCGTGACGTCATGGGCAACCGCATCGGGATCCTCTTCGTGGGCATCCCCGAGGCGCCCTTCGTGGCCATGCGAAACACCATGATCGGCCAGGTCGCCCTCGCCGCCCTCGTGCTGGGGCTCATCGCCGGCCTGCTGGGGCTCTGGTACACCCGCGACCTCCTGCGTCCGATCCGTCAGCTCAACCAGGTCGCCGAGGGCATCTCGGTGGGGGAGCTGGGCCACCGGCTGAGCATCGCGCGTCAGGACGAGCTCGGCGAGATGGCCCAGTCGATCCAGCGCATGGTGGCCTACCTGCAGGAGACGGCCTCCGCGGTGGAGGCCGTCCGTCGCGGCGACCTGGAGAAGCGGCTCAGCCCGAAGAGCGACCGTGACCAGTTCGGTCACGCCATCGTGGCGATGGTTCAAGGCCTGCGCGAGATCGTTCAGCGCGTGCGCTGCGCGGCCGACACCCTGGGGGACAGCTCGCAGCAGATCCGCGGCGCCAGCGACGGCATGTCCCAGCTGGCGACGGCCCAGGCGGCGAGCACCGAGCAAACGGCCACCACGATGGAGCAGATGGTCGAGAGTATCCTCGCGATCGATTCCAGCGCCCAGAGTCTCGGTGGGCAGGTGAGCGAGGTCCGGGGGCAGTCCGACCAGCTCGCCAGCGCAACCTCCCAGACCAGCTCGGCGATCGCCGAGCTGGCCGCGAGCATCCAGGAGACCGCCGGCAACGTGGCCCACGCCAACCGGATCTCCGAGCAGACCACGGCCGCCGCCGTGGCGGGCGAGGATGCGGTCATCAGGACCATGTCCGGCATGCGCGCGATCGCCGAGACGATGCATGGGATCCGCGCGACGATCGAGGTGCTGGAGCAGCGCTCCGGCGAGATCGGCCGCATCCTCGAGGTGATCGACGACATCGCCGAGCAGACCAACCTGCTGGCGCTCAACGCCGCCATCGAGGCGGCCCGCGCCGGCGACGCGGGCCGCGGCTTCGCGGTGGTGGCCGACGAAGTTCGCAAGCTGGCCGAGCGCTCGGCCCTCGCGACCAAGGAGATCGGCGGGCTCATTAAGGGCATCCAGAACGAGACGGCCCAGGCCGTCGGGGTCACCCAGGAGGGCACCACCCGGGTCGAGGAGGGCACCCAGCTGGCCACCCGGACCAACGAGGCCCTGAGGCGCATCAAGGAGGCCGCGCTGGAGGCCAAGCGACTGCTGGACCAGGTGGCCATCGCTTCCAGCGAGCAGGCGCGGGCCAGCGCCCATATCGTGACCACCTCGGAAGAGATGGCCGCGATCAACCTTCGCGTCTCACAAGCCGTCGCGGCCATGGACCAGCTCACCCGCCGGGTGATGCACGCCACCGGCGAACAGCGCCAGGCTTCCCAGCAGGTGGTCACGGCGGTCGATGAGCTCAGCTGCCACGCCCGGGAGTCGGCCGAGGCGAGTCAGCGGGTCGCTCGCACCGCCGGAGAGCTCAGCCGGCAGGCTCAGGCACTACAGGGGGCGGTCGGGTTCTTCCACCTTTCGGCGGAGCCCGATCCGTGCCAGCTGGACGTCACGATCAAGCGGGTCCTGGCCCTGCCCCCGCAGAGCTAA